A single genomic interval of Halichondria panicea chromosome 2, odHalPani1.1, whole genome shotgun sequence harbors:
- the LOC135331692 gene encoding E3 ubiquitin-protein ligase TRIM71-like translates to MARPAVTEKTIEGVKEELTCVICQELFKMPKTLHCLHTFCEDCLQKAEVARKRMRASRDSDTPSANEVECPSCRGKFDYEGHIVGIKTNFVYVNLIEHLIIHETISTEGNLTCGKCADEARAIAFCYDCKCAVCEPCKQMHQRSVKHSSHNICSLEEIKQSATLPALVKNYLCPKHNAEQSLFCFDCQEIICRDCTIVQSDHRDHNFQFIPQIIEDQKKQMREKFQPLEENLKIVTGCCERLAAHIDKVTQVHDKRSRRINDAVDKSIEILEQRRAHLLEDSHSVHAVKKKNLDIELEGVEGVRASIASAIDFCMTTLEKRSEVEILMYKKEMLARAKTLSEMHRAFENFDISEDDHTHFTYDDQPMRVFGKLCDAPFPNTTTAEGPGLESPLQNVDTSFKIMACDSNGRGLMSGGGDCNIEVACVPTITQKTIKYPSTITDNHDGTYIVCYRPEYPGHTKVSIKFNNEHIQGSPFNSRVARNYIHPIPAPFTLTVPNSSPWGVAMVSDTELAVTASDCIVHIYDIITREEVDQVRSNFTRPYGMSTDHENCLWITDREAHMVQKFRRESNGEFVKLFQFGSRGIQAGQFSHPRGVAVNPATGYIYISDMKNNRIQIFKPDSPAPRYVGQFGAPGNGRGLFNLPAGMIFNLKGELVVCDDHNCRLQVFDPEGTFKYMLGTTSSEKGLLCSPIDITQDFRGRLVITEFGSHSVTFLSPEGDILNCIRTIGTGFGQFVHPRGITSDSAGFVYVADNENMRVVRF, encoded by the coding sequence ATGGCCCGACCTGCAGTCACAGAGAAAACAATTGAAGGAGTAAAGGAAGAACTAACATGTGTCATTTGTCAAGAATTGTTCAAGATGCCCAAAACCCTACATTGCCTACACACGTTCTGTGAAGATTGCCTGCAAAAAGCAGAGGTAGCTCGAAAGCGAATGAGAGCTTCTCGTGACTCTGATACCCCATCAGCCAACGAAGTGGAGTGCCCCTCCTGTCGTGGAAAATTTGATTATGAAGGTCATATTGTTGGGATCAAGACTAACTTTGTGTACGTCAATCTTATTGAGCATCTGATCATTCATGAAACGATATCTACTGAAGGCAACCTCACTTGTGGCAAATGTGCCGATGAAGCTCGAGCTATTGCCTTTTGTTACGACTGCAAGTGTGCTGTTTGTGAGCCTTGCAAGCAGATGCATCAACGTTCTGTCAAGCACTCTTCCCACAATATATGTTCACTGGAGGAGATAAAACAATCAGCCACTCTACCAGCCCTCGTAAAAAACTATCTGTGTCCGAAGCACAACGCCGAGCAAAGTTTGTTTTGTTTCGATTGCCAGGAAATTATTTGTCGAGACTGTACAATAGTTCAGAGTGATCATCGCGACCACAACTTTCAGTTCATACCTCAAATTATCGAAGACCAAAAGAAACAAATGCGAGAAAAGTTTCAGCCTCTTGAGGAGAATTTGAAGATTGTTACCGGGTGCTGTGAAAGGCTAGCCGCTCATATCGATAAAGTAACACAAGTTCACGACAAGCGATCGAGGAGAATCAACGATGCTGTTGACAAGTCGATTGAAATACTTGAGCAACGAAGGGCCCACCTGCTGGAAGACTCCCATTCAGTCCATGCTGTCAAGAAGAAGAATCTGGACATTGAGTTAGAGGGGGTTGAAGGAGTTAGGGCCTCCATAGCCAGTGCTATCGACTTCTGTATGACAACCTTGGAAAAAAGAAGTGAAGTTGAGATACTCATGTACAAGAAAGAGATGCTGGCTCGCGCCAAGACACTGTCAGAGATGCACAGAGCATTTGAGAATTTTGATATATCCGAGGACGATCACACTCACTTTACGTACGATGACCAACCCATGCGTGTATTTGGGAAGCTTTGTGATGCCCCTTTCCCCAATACAACCACAGCAGAGGGGCCAGGGCTGGAGAGTCCACTACAGAATGTTGATACCTCGTTCAAAATTATGGCTTGTGATTCAAACGGTCGAGGACTTATGAGTGGCGGAGGAGATTGCAATATCGAGGTGGCTTGTGTGCCAACAATCACACAGAAGACAATCAAGTACCCCAGTACCATCACAGACAACCATGACGGCACGTACATTGTTTGCTATCGTCCAGAATATCCGGGGCACACCAAAGTCTCAATCAAATTCAACAACGAGCATATCCAAGGGAGCCCCTTCAATTCAAGAGTTGCTCGAAACTATATCCATCCGATTCCGGCCCCCTTCACTCTCACTGTCCCCAACTCGAGTCCTTGGGGTGTGGCCATGGTGTCTGACACAGAGCTGGCCGTCACAGCCTCCGACTGTATTGTGCACatctatgacatcatcaccagAGAAGAGGTTGATCAAGTTCGCTCCAACTTCACACGACCGTACGGTATGTCTACAGATCACGAGAACTGCCTCTGGATCACGGACAGAGAGGCACACATGGTGCAGAAGTTTCGTCGCGAGAGTAACGGGGAATTTGTCAAGCTGTTTCAGTTTGGATCTCGTGGTATACAAGCGGGACAGTTTTCACACCCAAGAGGCGTTGCTGTCAACCCAGCCACCGGCTACATCTATATATCCGATATGAAGAACAACCGTATACAGATATTCAAACCAGATTCACCCGCCCCCCGTTACGTGGGTCAGTTCGGAGCACCTGGAAACGGCCGAGGACTCTTCAATCTTCCGGCTGGAATGATCTTCAATTTGAAGGGCGAATTGGTTGTATGCGATGACCACAATTGTCGACTTCAAGTTTTCGACCCTGAAGGCACCTTCAAGTATATGCTAGGAACTACTAGCTCTGAGAAAGGCCTACTTTGTTCTCCAATTGACATCACTCAAGATTTCCGAGGGCGTTTGGTTATCACTGAGTTCGGTAGCCACAGTGTCACTTTTTTGAGCCCTGAAGGTGATATTTTGAACTGTATTCGAACGATTGGCACGGGATTTGGGCAGTTTGTGCATCCTCGAGGGATTACGTCCGATTCTGCAGGTTTTGTGTACGTGGCCGACAACGAGAACATGAGAGTAGTTAGGTTTTAA
- the LOC135331690 gene encoding oxygen-regulated protein 1-like yields MEGSLMMDTQYDLTPAKKVYLYTNGVTNKQPKCMVVNDRQIRDFSTFLSIATSGLRAPVAIRNIYTPAGGHKVNRLDDLETGRYYVAGGSEHFKKVKYGSETKRLLARRQQREFLTLPTRSTASVVVASARYRKPIEKPYVIHVFRNGDERYRGARVLIPRQMMGSWEYVLELVTEKSRLITPAKRLCTLDGQVLHAVSELQDGGKYVALIGTKSFQKVSYSALEEKKSLFKVAVTVPRTMHRLKKRFPPRPRAAKRNQEVEIVKLPPIDTKHKNFERRKSRPFGGRKNKEGREKGIEDHRADSVFGGSLDRPTYPLEPRDPVISSRVFTHNVLVTEDNRNSPVSTRKVLATHDNQSSSVSTRKVLATHDNQSSSVSTRKVLATHDNQSSSVSTHEVLVTQGNKESSETTFHQTTKTLDSAVVLPPDTHEVKATSIPAAQETVDAPVEDEVMEDLDTSMPVEEALNQPTMEERSNNPLDEAGDVEEVLEEAGDPGEGDKTITRELTHVVTQNTDEGLHYGKANKQELKELESQPLQNAVDLSLQRNKMQSTFEPAGSTENSSSVQVVTNDQVSSVSLSKRSSSAKSKHTSTRSSATKSRSQSVNKLNPSQTQVLSGLGTGSESSIAKSKHTSRQSSTTKSRSQSVNPSQTQVLSGLGTESGSSIAKSKHTSRQSSATKSRSQSVNKLNPSQTQGLSGPNTGSESASTVTTTTTTYHYYIPAEGGPPVIVDQEEATVVESRVVESMPTEDTNTTLQGDQGGTVEEISSEQILGSDESKPDNHIEAPEVVEEEVVEEDIPVETSRVSPTAEPEETTFVIEDSQTDS; encoded by the exons ATGGAAGGCTCCCTAATGATGGACACACAATATGATCTGACACCTGCTAAGAAAGTTTACTTGTACACAAATGGAGTGACTAACAAGCAGCCCAAGTGCATGGTGGTCAACGACAGGCAGATAAGAGACTTCAGCACGTTTCTTAGCATTGCCACAAGTGGTCTGAGAGCTCCTGTGGCTATAAGGAACATTTACACTCCGGCTGGTGGTCATAAAGTGAATAGGTTGGACGATTTGGAGACTGGTCGATACTATGTGGCAGGTGGCTCTGAGCATTTCAAAAAAGTCAA GTATGGAAGCGAAACAAAGAGATTGCTAGCTCGAAGACAGCAAAGAGAG TTCCTGACCTTGCCTACTAGAAGTACAGCTAGTGTTGTGGTTGCATCCGCTAGGTACAGAAAACCCATCGAGAAACCATATGTGATCCA TGTGTTTCGGAATGGTGATGAGAGATATCGTGGAGCACGGGTTCTCATTCCACGGCAAATGATGGGATCATGGGAATACGTTCTGGAACTAGTCACAGAGAAAAGCCGTCTAATCACACCAGCAAAACGCCTCTGTACACTGGATGGACAAGTACTGCATGCTGTCAGCGAGCTACAAGATGGAGGAAAATATGTTGCTCTAATAGGGACCAAGTCATTCCAAAAAGTGTCATATTCTGCCCTAGAAGAGAAAAAGTCACTCTTCAA AGTAGCAGTAACTGTCCCTCGGACCATGCATAGACTGAAGAAGAGATTCCCCCCTCGTCCAAGAGCAGCCAAGCGGAACCAGGAGGTGGAAATAGTCAAACTGCCACCCATTGATACAAAGCACAAGAATTTTGAGAGAAGAAAAAGCAGACCATTTGGAGGTCGTAAGAATAAAGAAGGAAGAGAGAAGGGCATTGAAGACCACAGAGCT GACTCTGTGTTTGGTGGGAGCCTAGATAGACCCACTTATCCGTTAGAACCCCGAGATCCTGTTATAAGCAGCCGTGTCTTCACTCATAATGTATTGGTTACTGAAGACAACAGGAACAGCCCTGTCTCTACTCGTAAAGTATTGGCTACTCATGACAACCAgagcagctctgtctctacTCGTAAAGTATTGGCTACTCATGACAACCAgagcagctctgtctctacTCGTAAAGTATTGGCTACTCATGACAACCAgagcagctctgtctctacTCATGAAGTTTTGGTAACTCAAGGCAACAAGGAATCCTCAGAAACCACCTTCCACCAAACAACCAAGACACTAGACTCCGCTGTAGTATTGCCTCCCGACACACATGAGGTAAAAGCAACATCGATTCCAGCCGCACAAGAGACTGTGGATGCACCCGTTGAAGACGAAGTGATGGAAGATTTGGACACCTCAATGCCTGTGGAAGAAGCACTGAACCAGCCCACTATGGAAGAGAGaa GTAATAACCCTCTTGATGAGGCTGGAGATGTGGAGGAAGTACTTGAGGAAGCTGGGGACCCAGGAGAGGGGGACAAGACCATCACCCGAGAACTTACACATGTGGTGACTCAAAATACTGATGAGGGACTGCACTATGGGAAAGCCAACAAACAG GAACTCAAAGAGCTCGAGTCCCAACCTCTGCAAAATGCAGTTGATCTTTCTCTACAAAGAAACAAGATGCAGTCCACGTTTGAACCAGCTGGTAGCACTGAAAACTCAAGCTCTGTGCAGGTTGTTACAAATGATCAAGTCAGCAGTGTCTCACTATCTAAGAGAAGCAGCAGTGCAAAGTCGAAACACACTAGCACTAGATCTTCAGCCACAAAAAGCAGATCACAATCTGTAAACAAATTGAATCCAAGTCAAACACAAGTGTTAAGCGGGCTCGGTACTGGAAGCGAATCAAGCATTGCAAAGTCGAAACACACTAGCAGACAATCTTCAACCACAAAAAGCAGATCACAATCTGTAAATCCAAGTCAAACACAAGTGTTAAGCGGGCTCGGTACTGAAAGCGGATCGAGCATTGCAAAGTCGAAACACACTAGCAGACAATCTTCAGCCACAAAAAGCAGATCACAATCTGTAAACAAATTGAATCCAAGTCAAACGCAAGGTTTAAGCGGGCCCAATACTGGAAGTGAATCGGCAAGCACAgttactactactactactacctACCACTACTACATACCTGCTGAGGGTGGTCCCCCGGTGATTGTCGATCAAGAGGAAGCTACAGTTGTTGAGAGCCGAGTCGTAGAGAGTATGCCAACCGAGGATACCAATACAACATTACAGGGTGATCAAGGGGGTACAGTTGAGGAAATCTCATCAGAACAAATTTTGGGCTCAGATGAAAGCAAACCAGATAATCACATTGAA GCTCCTGAGGTTGTTGAAGAGGAGGTTGTTGAAGAGGACATACCAGTAGAGACAAGCAGAGTGAGTCCTACTGCTGAACCCGAAGAGACCACATTTGTTATAGAGGACTCACAAACAGACTCTTAG
- the LOC135331698 gene encoding elongation factor 1-alpha: MPKQKFHLNIVVIGHVDSGKSTTTGHLIYKCGGIDKRAIEKFEKEAAEMGKGSFKYAWVLDKLKAERERGITIDIALWKFETSKYYITVIDAPGHRDFIKNMITGTSQADCAVLIVAAGTGEFEAGISKNGQTREHALLAYTLGVKQLIVGVNKMDSTEPPYSQTRFEEIQKEVSTYAKKVGYNPKAVAFVPISGWHGDNMLEPSPNMKWFKGWAVERKDGNANGVTLFEALDAILPPKRPTDKPLRLPLQDVYKIGGIGTVPVGRVETGIIKPGTLVTFSPANITTEVKSVEMHHESLTEALPGDNVGFNVKNVSVKEIKRGMVAGDSKKDPPREAKTFTAQVIILNHPGQIHAGYAPVLDCHTAHIACKFTELKEKIDRRSGKVLEENPKHVKSGDAAIAVLTPSKPMCVESFSEYPPLGRFAVRDMKQTVAVGVIKSVDKADPKGGKTTKAALKAGGKKK; the protein is encoded by the exons ATGCCCAAGCAAAAGTTTCATCTCAACATTGTGGTCATTGGCCATGTGGATTCTGGAAAATCAACGACTACTGGACATCTGATCTACAAGTGTGGAGGTATTGACAAGCGTGCCATTGAGAAATTCGAGAAGGAGGCCGCTGAG ATGGGCAAAGGTTCTTTCAAGTACGCCTGGGTATTGGACAAACTGAAGGCTGAGCGAGAGCGTGGTATCACCATCGACATTGCTCTCTGGAAGTTTGAGACTAGCAAGTATTACATCACTGTTATCGATGCTCCTGGCCATCGTGACTTCATCAAAAACATGATCACTGGCACCTCCCAG GCTGATTGTGCAGTGTTGATTGTAGCTGCAGGCACTGGTGAATTTGAAGCTGGTATTTCTAAGAATGGGCAGACCCGTGAGCATGCTCTCCTGGCCTACACTCTGGGTGTGAAGCAGCTCATTGTTGGAGTCAACAAGATGGACAGCACAGAGCCACCTTACAGCCAG ACTCGATTTGAGGAAATTCAAAAGGAAGTGAGTACTTACGCCAAAAAGGTTGGATACAATCCCAAAGCTGTCGCATTTGTTCCTATCTCTGGTTGGCACGGTGACAACATGCTCGAGCCGAGTCCAAACATGAAGTGGTTCAAGGGATGGGCTGTTGAGAGGAAGGATGGAAATGCCAATGGAGTAACACTCTTCGAAGCTCTGGATGCCATCCTCCCGCCTAAAAGGCCAACTGACAAACCCCTCCGCCTCCCACTTCAGGATGTGTACAAGATCGGAG GTATTGGAACGGTGCCTGTTGGTCGTGTGGAGACTGGTATCATCAAGCCCGGAACTTTAGTCACCTTTTCTCCTGCTAACATCACGACTGAAGTCAAGTCTGTGGAAATGCATCACGAGTCTCTTACTGAAGCTCTTCCTGGAGACAATGTTGGATTCAATGTGAAGAACGTCTCTGTGAAAGAAATCAAGAGAGGGATGGTTGCTGGAGATTCCAAGAAAGATCCACCGAGGGAGGCCAAAACTTTCACTGCTCAG GTCATCATCCTCAATCATCCTGGTCAAATTCATGCTGGATATGCTCCGGTACTCGATTGCCACACCGCCCACATTGCCTGCAAGTTCACTGAGCTCAAGGAAAAGATTGACCGTCGATCTGGCAAGGTGCTCGAGGAAAACCCAAAGCACGTCAAGAGTGGTGATGCTGCCATTGCTGTGCTTACACCATCAAAGCCCATGTGTGTCGAGTCTTTCTCCGAGTACCCTCCTCTTGGAAGGTTCGCTGTACGTGACATGAAACAGACGGTGGCTGTGGGTGTTATCAAGTCTGTTGATAAGGCTGACCCCAAGGGAGGCAAGACAACCAAGGCTGCTCTGAAAGCAGGGGGCAAGAAAAAGTGA
- the LOC135331693 gene encoding NHL repeat-containing protein 2-like — translation MSTLIPPLEHKSVKAKLSSLRFSIEQTEVLREKQSAITTHLQATENDPLFQLDPEFPSSLDWFNSKPLSFSKELAGKIVVLDFFTYCCINCVHILPDLERLERIYSPSDGVVIVGVHSAKFGNEKVSDNIQNAIERYGIKHPVVNDVNIELWERLGITCWPTLVIIGPNRQLLHYIIGEGHADEFHIVMDTVVAYYKDRLNLDDIPLGMGVTKMEAPSSLGLKYPGKVCLSEERGVLFISDSSNHHILSVEKTSGSVAGIYGSGVAGLKDGGKGECQFNSPQGILCHQGALYVADTNNHAIRKIDLAADTVTTIAGTGCQGSDKEGGAVGTAQEISSPWDLELGTSPNSDHPNLLFIAMAGSHQIWIHFLEDADWTKGRHYSAGTTLRFSGSGDEANKNNSYPHKAAFAQPSGLTLGGGGNLYIADSESSTVRCVGVPEGGTKALVGGAIDPTDLFAYGDKDGKGRDARLQHPLGVVWNQQDSRLYVADSYNHKIKVIDPATKYCTTLAGTGTAGLVNGATSHAQFSEPGGLCLGPEGKSLLVADTNNHVIRVVDLDTKQVTQMDLHFPAAPVKRLTGRRAVNVNYDPISVPKRGLVTIVIQFRPPPTCHWTEDAPSAWQILTDQPSVYSLVPDQATTGSVSAGAVIKMTTQFDAPDSPADIDFQVEAACYYCEESGVCHMTGAVLTIPLVPDESCDTAEVNTSITYQPTLS, via the exons ATGTCTACTCTGATTCCCCCATTAGAGCATAAATCAGTGAAGGCTAAGCTCTCATCATTGAGATTCTCTATCGAACAAACAGAAGTTCTCCGTGAGAAGCAGTCAGCTATCACCACTCATCTTCAAGCCACTGAGAATGATCCCCTCTTCCAATTGGACCCTGAATTCCCATCATCTTTGGACTGGTTCAACTCAAAACCTCTGTCTTTTTCGAAGGAGCTAGCTGGGAAGATTGTGGTGTTGGATTTCTTCACCTACTGTTGTATCAATTGTGTGCATATTCTCCCCGATTTGGAGAGATTGGAACGTATCTATTCTCCGTCCGATGGTGTGGTTATCGTCGGTGTACACTCGGCCAAGTTTGGTAATGAGAAGGTGTCGGACAACATTCAAAATGCCATTGAGAG GTATGGTATCAAACATCCAGTTGTGAATGATGTCAACATTGAACTCTGGGAGAGGCTAGGAATAACTTGCTGGCCCACTCTGGTAATTATCGGTCCTAATCGACAACTACTGCATTACATCATTGGAGAGGGGCATGCCGACGAGTTCCACATCGTCATGGATACAGTCGTTGCGTACTACAAGGACAGGTTGAACCTCGATGACATTCCGCTGGGGATGGGGGTAACAAAGATGGAGGCTCCCTCCTCGCTCGGTTTAAAGTACCCGGGAAAAGTTTGCTTAAGTGAGGAGAGAGGTGTCTTATTCATTTCAGACTCCAGCAACCATCACATCTTATCTGTGGAGAAGACAAGTG gaaGTGTTGCTGGTATCTACGGTAGTGGTGTGGCAGGTCTAAAGGACGGGGGTAAGGGAGAGTGTCAGTTCAACTCCCCTCAGGGAATACTCTGTCACCAGGGAGCACTCTATGTGGCCGATACCAACAACCATGCCATTAGGAAG ATTGACTTGGCTGCTGATACTGTTACCACAATAGCCGGAACTGGTTGCCAAGGCAGCGACAAGGAGGGAGGGGCAGTGGGCACGGCTCAGGAAATATCTTCTCCGTGGGACCTTGAACTAGGGACATCCCCTAACTCTGACCACCCTAATCTGCTGTTCATTGCTATGGCAGGCTCTCACCAAATTTGGATACACTTCTTGGAAGATGCAGACTGGACTAAAGGAAG GCACTACTCTGCCGGGACCACACTCCGTTTCTCCGGCTCAGGGGATGAGGCAAACAAGAACAACTCGTATCCTCACAAAGCGGCCTTTGCTCAACCCTCTGGACTCACACTGGGTGGAGGGGGTAACCTGTACATTGCCGACAGTGAGAGCTCTACTGTGCGCTGCGTAGGTGTTCCAGAGGGCGGGACTAAGGCCTTGGTTGGAGGAGCTATTGACCCTACG gATTTGTTTGCCTATGGTGACAAGGACGGAAAGGGTCGAGATGCTCGACTACAGCACCCACTGGGAGTGGTCTGGAATCAACAGGACAGTAGACTCTATGTGGCTGACTCATACAACCACAAG ATCAAGGTGATTGACCCCGCTACAAAATACTGCACCACTCTGGCAGGCACTGGGACAGCTGGTCTCGTCAACGGAGCTACTTCGCATGCTCAGTTCTCAGAGCCGGGTGGATTGTGTCTTGGGCCAGAGGGAAAGTCCCTATTGGTAGCCGACACCAACAATCATGTGATACGAGTGGTAGATCTGGACACCAAACAAGTGACTCAG aTGGATCTGCACTTCCCGGCAGCACCTGTCAAGCGGTTGACTGGGAGAAGAGCCGTCAATGTGAACTATGATCCAATTTCTGTTCCTAAAAGAGGCTTGGTTACCATAGTTATACAATTCCGCCCACCCCCCACTTGTCATTGGACGGAGGACGCACCCAGTGCCTGGCAAATTCTAACAG ATCAACCGAGTGTGTACAGCCTTGTCCCTGATCAAGCTACCACTGGCAGTGTTAGTGCTGGAGCAGTGATCAAAATGACCACCCAGTTT